A portion of the Trichomycterus rosablanca isolate fTriRos1 chromosome 17, fTriRos1.hap1, whole genome shotgun sequence genome contains these proteins:
- the slc4a10a gene encoding sodium-driven chloride bicarbonate exchanger has product MEPLLPPDQSSASSEARNDEEAVLDRGGTRSMLKTNFEKEELEGHRTLYIGVHVPLGRRSHRRHRHHGQRHRKRSRERDSGTEDGRESPSYTDTPSQRVQFLLGMEDEDEEHIPHALFTELDEICLRDGEDAEWKETARWLKFEEDVEDGGERWSKPYVATLSLHSLFELRSCILNGIVMLDMRANSLEDIADMVLDQHETSVELGEEVRMKIRNALLKQHHHQNQKKLANRIPIVRSFADIGKKQSEPHSMDKNGQMVSPQSQPSCPEGRGDGSRENSSVDFSKIDLHFMKKIPPGAEASNILVGELEFLEKPVVAFVRLSPAVLLNGLAEVPITTRFLFILLGPMGKGPQYHEIGRSIATIMTDEVFHDVAYKAKDRNDLVAGIDEFLDQVTVLPPGEWDPTIRIEPPKNVPSQEKRKIPSLPNGVTGLVESEEHGGHGGPELQRTGKFFGGLYMDIKRKLPHYLSDYTDAISLQCLASFLFLYCACMSPVITFGGLLGEATEGRISAIESLFGASMTGMAYSLFAGQPLTVLGSTGPVLVFEKILFKFCKEYDLSYLSLRVCIGLWTAFFCLLLVATDASSLVCYITRFTEEAFASLICIIFIYEALEKLVHLGETYPFNMHNDLNKLTQYSCVCTEPKEPSNTTLQYWQEINITSSEIDWLGLDVKSCVKLRGEFQGSACDHHGPYIPDVLFWSVILFFATVAMSSFLKEFKTSRYFPTKVRAIISDFAVFITIVTMVGIDFALGVPSTKLQVPNEFKPTRDDRGWIISPLGPNPWWTVLISFIPALLCTILIFMDQQITAVIINRKEHKLKKGCGYHLDLFVVGVMLGVCSIMGLPWFVAATVLSITHVNSLKLESECSAPGEQPKFLGIREQRFTGLMIFLLMGCSVFMTTVLKFIPMPVLYGVFLYMGASSLRGIQFFDRVKLFGMPAKHQPDFIYLRHVPLRKVHLFTIVQLSCLVLLWVIKTSRAAIVFPMMVLALVFIRKLLDFIFTKRELSWLDDLMPESKKKKLEDEQKEENNSTAMEDEGIVQVPLEGHYKDDPSIVNISDEMTKTSFGNIWKSLSTDNSKKDQSAKSSLS; this is encoded by the exons tgaggatgaggagCACATTCCTCATGCACTTTTCACTGAGCTGGATGAGATTTGTCTCAGAGATGGAGAGGATGCTGAGTGGAAGGAGACTGCAag atggcTGAAATTTGAGGAGGATGTGGAGGACGGAGGAGAGAGATGGAGTAAACCCTATGTAGCAACGCTCTCCCTGCACAGTCTGTTTGAGCTGCGCAGCTGCATCCTCAAtggcattgtcatgctggacATGCGAGCTAACTCACTGGAGGACATTGCAG ACATGGTTCTAGACCAGCATGAGACATCTGTTGAACTTGGAGAGGAAGTGCGTATGAAGATCCGCAACGCTCTCCTCAAACAGCACCACCATCAAAACCAGAAGAAACTGGCCAATCGCATCCCCATTGTTCGCTCCTTTGCTGATATTGGGAAGAAGCAGTCCGAGCCACACTCTATGGATAAGAAtg GTCAGATGGTTTCTCCTCAGTCACAGCCATCCTGCCCAGAGGGCCGGGGTGATGGCAGCAGAGAAAACAGTTCAGTGGATTTCAGTAAG ATAGATCTTCATTTTATGAAGAAGATCCCACCAGGAGCAGAGGCCTCAAACATTCTGGTTGGAGAACTGGAGTTCCTAGAAAAGCCAGTGGTTGCCTTTGTGCGTCTCTCCCCAGCTGTGCTACTCAATGGCCTGGCTGAGGTGCCCATCACCACAAG ATTTCTGTTTATTCTGCTGGGGCCAATGGGGAAAGGGCCACAGTACCATGAGATTGGACGTTCTATTGCCACGATCATGACAGATGAG GTATTCCATGATGTGGCATATAAGGCAAAGGACCGCAATGATCTAGTGGCTGGTATTGATGAGTTTTTGGACCAAGTGACAGTACTGCCACCAGGAGAGTGGGACCCCACCATCAGAATAGAACCACCAAAAAATGTGCCCTCTCAG GAGAAGAGGAAAATTCCTTCCTTACCTAATGGAGTGACTGGCCTTGTAGAGTCAGAGGAGCATGGAGGCCACGGAGGACCTGAATTACAACGTACAGGAAA GTTTTTCGGAGGTTTGTATATGGATATCAAACGCAAACTTCCGCATTACCTATCTGACTACACCGATGCCATCAGCTTACAGTGTCTGGCCTCCTTCCTCTTCCTATACTGCGCCTGCATGTCTCCGGTCATCACTTTTGGAGGTCTGCTGGGAGAGGCCACAGAGGGTCGCATA AGTGCTATAGAGTCTCTGTTTGGTGCCTCTATGACGGGAATGGCGTACTCATTGTTTGCTGGACAGCCTCTTACGGTACTGGGCAGCACTGGGCCTGTCTTGGTATTTGAGAAGATCCTCTTCAAATTTTGCAA GGAATATGACTTGTCCTACCTCTCTCTGCGGGTGTGTATTGGGCTATGGACAGCTTTCTTCTGCCTGCTTCTGGTGGCCACTGATGCCAGTTCACTGGTGTGCTACATCACACGCTTCACAGAGGAAGCTTTTGCCTCACTCATCTGCATCATCTTCATCTATGAGGCTCTTGAGAAACTGGTGCACCTGGGCGAGACTTACCCATTCAACATGCACAATGACCTCAACAAGCTCACCCAGTACTC CTGTGTGTGCACAGAGCCAAAAGAGCCAAGTAACACCACCCTACAATACTGGCAGGAAATAAACATCACCAGCTCTGAGATCGACTGGTTAGGACTGGATGTCAAG AGCTGTGTCAAGCTCAGGGGGGAGTTTCAGGGAAGCGCATGCGACCATCACGGCCCCTATATCCCAGATGTGCTCTTCTGGTCTGTCATCCTGTTCTTCGCCACCGTCGCCATGTCCTCTTTCCTCAAGGAGTTTAAGACTAGTCGCTATTTCCCCACCaag GTGAGGGCAATCATCAGTGACTTTGCAGTCTTTATCACCATCGTCACCATGGTTGGGATCGACTTTGCTCTGGGAGTGCCCTCTACCAAACTGCAAGTCCCCAATGAGTTTAAA CCTACCAGGGACGATCGTGGCTGGATAATCAGTCCTCTAGGACCAAACCCATGGTGGACAGTTCTAATTTCCTTCATCCCAGCGCTGCTCTGCACAATTCTTATCTTCATGGACCAGCAGATCACAGCTGTCATTATCAACAGGAAGGAACACAAACTGAAG AAAGGCTGTGGCTACCACCTGGACCTGTTTGTGGTGGGCGTGATGCTTGGCGTGTGTTCAATAATGGGTCTACCATGGTTTGTAGCTGCCACAGTTCTGTCCATCACACATGTGAATAGCTtgaagctggagtcagagtgCTCGGCACCGGGAGAGCAGCCCAAGTTCCTGGGCATCAGGGAGCAGCGCTTCACCGGCCTCATGATCTTTCTACTCATGGGCTGCTCTGTCTTCATGACCACTGTTTTAAAG TTTATTCCAATGCCTGTGTTATATGGTGTTTTTCTGTACATGGGGGCATCCTCTCTTAGAGGGATACAG TTCTTTGACCGTGTGAAGTTATTCGGCATGCCAGCGAAACACCAGCCGGACTTCATATATCTGAGACATGTTCCCTTGAGGAAGGTCCACTTGTTCACAATCGTCCAGCTCAGCTGCCTTGTACTCCTCTGGGTCATTAAAACATCCAGAGCAGCCATTGTTTTCCCCATGATG GTGTTAGCGTTAGTTTTCATCCGTAAGCTGCTGGATTTCATTTTCACAAAAAGGGAGCTCAGCTGGCTTGATGACCTCATGCCTGAAAGTAAGAAGAAGAAACTGGAGGATGAACAGAAGGAG gAGAATAACAGTACAGCGATGGAAGATGAGGGGATTGTGCAGGTGCCACTTGAAGGTCATTACAA GGATGACCCATCGATAGTCAACATTTCAGATGAAATGACGAAGACCTCTTTTGGAAATATCTGGAAGAGCCTCAGTACTGACAACAGCAAAAAAGATCAAAGCGCAAAAAG CTCACTTTCCTAA
- the si:ch211-227n13.3 gene encoding uncharacterized protein si:ch211-227n13.3 isoform X1 — MRGVDWVEYKKCQRFETKCNYLKYIERQEPRRTVKLEILIRKKLKSTTRVFSMKRKLTSCPKDVKPKKSRHMDLKEANQDVTTKKNSKTRQRNVGQQQRTLSWDPDSFCSDSSSSLNSDLDGISKHTHGTKYLLNLKAQKRSCAVLLANNKDVQAEDKDVQGSDSRLKSTAPSRTGKISLAPGSEAEDTLKLLRLNNMSEAERYQHYNSQLDGSVSDESVVSGPSSSPTSYNSLRCRDCERLFLRVSRQGPPKIRKRNHDPALLSCDQWLLRKTWKPQRRQQVRGKLWVHLRRIRERTAARIDAGKENTARPVCSRPHVFLNRNLRRCREMSIIVGGLSKSKVKPWHHRRHRAKPEWPPLNARRRRQIKKKSSEKDSTQDFSYIDLTEVPVENKLPADNNAQLKDLQQHKSISKKQSASDVSGFLDEQGNCRGLEGTRRVLKFESSLSSIPVESHKFRQSLVNKSAEGKMCESHADFTKNPKSLSRFDHVVNEEGMKGFRTPTDLPNVEDKIIRKSRPSSTRGTQKDSFRSMLTALKKTRNQIIKESHS; from the exons ATGCGGGGAGTGGACTGGGTCGAATATAAGAAGTGTCAGCGTTTTGAGACGAA GTGTAACTACCTTAAATACATTGAAAGACAGGAGCCAAGACGTACTGTCAAG TTGGAAATCTTAATTCGTAAAAAGCTGAAATCCACCACCAGGGTCTTTTCCATGAAGAGGAAGCTGACTTCATGCCCTAAAGATGTTAAGCCAAAGAAGAGTAGGCATATGGACTTAAAAGAGGCCAATCAAGATGTAACAACTAAGAAGAACAGCAAAACAAGGCAAAGGAATGTGGGACAACAGCAAAGAACTTTGAGCTGGGATCCTGATTCTTTTTGTTCGGACAGTAGCAGTTCACTAAATAGTGATCTTGATGGTATTAGCAAGCACACTCATGGAACCAAGTATCTTCTAAATCTTAAGGCTCAGAAAAGGAGCTGTGCTGTTTTACTGGCCAACAATAAAGATGTCCAGGCTGAGGATAAAGATGTTCAGGGATCGGACTCAAGGTTGAAATCTACTGCTCCCTCACGGACTGGGAAAATATCCTTAGCTCCAGGGTCTGAAGCTGAAGACACTTTGAAATTGCTCCGACTGAACAATATGTCTGAAGCAGAGAGATACCAGCATTATAACAGTCAGCTAGATGGGTCAGTTTCTGATGAATCAGTTGTGTCAGGCCCCAGCTCCTCTCCCACGTCCTATAATTCCCTGAGATGCAGAGATTGCGAGAGACTATTTTTAAGAGTGAGCAGACAAGGGCCTCCGAAAATCAGAAAAAGGAATCACG ATCCAGCTTTACTCTCTTGTGATCAGTGGTTGCTCAGGAAAACCTGGAAACCACAGAGACGGCAGCAAGTAAGAGG AAAGCTATGGGTGCATTTAAGGCGAATCAGGGAGCGAACTGCAGCGCGTATAGATGCTGGCAAGGAAAACACAGCACGGCCAGTCTGCTCTAGACCTCATGTGTTTTTAAATAG AAACTTGCGCCGCTGCAGGGAAATGTCTATCATTGTTGGTGGTCTTTCTAAAAGCAAAGTGAAGCCATGGCATCACCGGAGACATCGTGCCAAACCTGAGTGGCCTCCACTCAATGCAAGACGTCGacggcaaataaaaaaaaagtcatcaGAGAAAGACAGTACACAAGATTTCTCATACATTGATCTTACTGAAGTCCCAGTGGAGAACAAGCTGCCTGCTGACAATAATGCTCAACTTAAAGATTTACAACAGCATAAAAGCATTTCCAAAAAACAATCTGCTAGTGATGTGAGTGGCTTTCTGGATGAGCAGGGAAATTGCAGAGGCCTAGAGGGAACTCGCAGGGTGTTAAAATTTGAGTCTTCTTTGAGTTCTATCCCAGTGGAATCACACAAATTCAGGCAGAGTCTTGtaaataaaagtgcagaagGAAAGATGTGTGAAAGCCATGCAGATTTCACGAAGAACCCAAAGAGTCTCAGCAGGTTTGATCATGTGGTGAATGAGGAAGGAATGAAGGGGTTTAGAACACCTACAGATCTCCCCAATGTAGAGGACAAAATCATCAGGAAGAGCAGGCCATCGAGTACACGCGGTACACAGAAGGACAGCTTCAGATCCATGCTGACTGCACTTAAGAAAACTCGCAACCAAATTATTAAGGAATCCCATTCCTAA
- the si:ch211-227n13.3 gene encoding uncharacterized protein si:ch211-227n13.3 isoform X2 yields the protein MKRKLTSCPKDVKPKKSRHMDLKEANQDVTTKKNSKTRQRNVGQQQRTLSWDPDSFCSDSSSSLNSDLDGISKHTHGTKYLLNLKAQKRSCAVLLANNKDVQAEDKDVQGSDSRLKSTAPSRTGKISLAPGSEAEDTLKLLRLNNMSEAERYQHYNSQLDGSVSDESVVSGPSSSPTSYNSLRCRDCERLFLRVSRQGPPKIRKRNHDPALLSCDQWLLRKTWKPQRRQQVRGKLWVHLRRIRERTAARIDAGKENTARPVCSRPHVFLNRNLRRCREMSIIVGGLSKSKVKPWHHRRHRAKPEWPPLNARRRRQIKKKSSEKDSTQDFSYIDLTEVPVENKLPADNNAQLKDLQQHKSISKKQSASDVSGFLDEQGNCRGLEGTRRVLKFESSLSSIPVESHKFRQSLVNKSAEGKMCESHADFTKNPKSLSRFDHVVNEEGMKGFRTPTDLPNVEDKIIRKSRPSSTRGTQKDSFRSMLTALKKTRNQIIKESHS from the exons ATGAAGAGGAAGCTGACTTCATGCCCTAAAGATGTTAAGCCAAAGAAGAGTAGGCATATGGACTTAAAAGAGGCCAATCAAGATGTAACAACTAAGAAGAACAGCAAAACAAGGCAAAGGAATGTGGGACAACAGCAAAGAACTTTGAGCTGGGATCCTGATTCTTTTTGTTCGGACAGTAGCAGTTCACTAAATAGTGATCTTGATGGTATTAGCAAGCACACTCATGGAACCAAGTATCTTCTAAATCTTAAGGCTCAGAAAAGGAGCTGTGCTGTTTTACTGGCCAACAATAAAGATGTCCAGGCTGAGGATAAAGATGTTCAGGGATCGGACTCAAGGTTGAAATCTACTGCTCCCTCACGGACTGGGAAAATATCCTTAGCTCCAGGGTCTGAAGCTGAAGACACTTTGAAATTGCTCCGACTGAACAATATGTCTGAAGCAGAGAGATACCAGCATTATAACAGTCAGCTAGATGGGTCAGTTTCTGATGAATCAGTTGTGTCAGGCCCCAGCTCCTCTCCCACGTCCTATAATTCCCTGAGATGCAGAGATTGCGAGAGACTATTTTTAAGAGTGAGCAGACAAGGGCCTCCGAAAATCAGAAAAAGGAATCACG ATCCAGCTTTACTCTCTTGTGATCAGTGGTTGCTCAGGAAAACCTGGAAACCACAGAGACGGCAGCAAGTAAGAGG AAAGCTATGGGTGCATTTAAGGCGAATCAGGGAGCGAACTGCAGCGCGTATAGATGCTGGCAAGGAAAACACAGCACGGCCAGTCTGCTCTAGACCTCATGTGTTTTTAAATAG AAACTTGCGCCGCTGCAGGGAAATGTCTATCATTGTTGGTGGTCTTTCTAAAAGCAAAGTGAAGCCATGGCATCACCGGAGACATCGTGCCAAACCTGAGTGGCCTCCACTCAATGCAAGACGTCGacggcaaataaaaaaaaagtcatcaGAGAAAGACAGTACACAAGATTTCTCATACATTGATCTTACTGAAGTCCCAGTGGAGAACAAGCTGCCTGCTGACAATAATGCTCAACTTAAAGATTTACAACAGCATAAAAGCATTTCCAAAAAACAATCTGCTAGTGATGTGAGTGGCTTTCTGGATGAGCAGGGAAATTGCAGAGGCCTAGAGGGAACTCGCAGGGTGTTAAAATTTGAGTCTTCTTTGAGTTCTATCCCAGTGGAATCACACAAATTCAGGCAGAGTCTTGtaaataaaagtgcagaagGAAAGATGTGTGAAAGCCATGCAGATTTCACGAAGAACCCAAAGAGTCTCAGCAGGTTTGATCATGTGGTGAATGAGGAAGGAATGAAGGGGTTTAGAACACCTACAGATCTCCCCAATGTAGAGGACAAAATCATCAGGAAGAGCAGGCCATCGAGTACACGCGGTACACAGAAGGACAGCTTCAGATCCATGCTGACTGCACTTAAGAAAACTCGCAACCAAATTATTAAGGAATCCCATTCCTAA